One genomic region from Thunnus maccoyii chromosome 16, fThuMac1.1, whole genome shotgun sequence encodes:
- the LOC121881129 gene encoding cyclin-K-like, translating to MEYWLECGPVVAQLPVITDEVHRYAEDQKDLATLDHIRPCLFWDRRDPAALDHIKPCWYWDKKDLAHTPSQSEGLDPATEARYRREGARFIFDVGTRLGLHYETLATGIVYFHRFYMFHSFKQFPRYVTGGCCLFLAGKVEETPKKCKDIIKTARSLLNDIQFAQFGDDPKEEVMVLERILLQTIKFDLQVEHPYQFLLRYAKQLKGDKNKVQKLVQMAWTFVNDSLCTMVVLQWEPQIVAVAVMYLAGRLSKFDIQEWTSKQSSRRWWEQFVHDVPVEVLEDICHQILDLYSQAKQQIPDGGLGTGENPPPPSILSPSVPPLTKKASPQTSPRPPRPAQPSPKDDSKATKLPNLEPPPPPPPPPPPPPPLVSMNPDLPSKPNPPPLPHCPPPPPPPPIDLPTSSSLVSSEGYQKLQSMMKTEGSCYTTVPQACAPPLGYHPYPPGTTAYHTPPLSAYSYLLAPPPPSVMGMASGLASGYPPPTTAGHNQLPPPLPPGMPPVSGISRGTWMR from the exons GACCAAAAGGACTTGGCCACCCTGGACCACATCAGACCCTGCTTATTCTGGGACAGGAGGGACCCGGCCGCCCTGGACCACATCAAACCATGCTGGTATTGGGACAAAAAGGACCTGGCCCACACCCCGTCGCAGTCAGAGGGACTGGACCCTGCCACTGAGGCCCGGTACCGGAGAGAAGGGGCTCGGTTCATCTTTGATGTGGGCACACGGCTTGGGCT GCACTATGAAACACTGGCAACTGGAATTGTTTATTTCCACCGCTTCTACATGTTCCACTCCTTCAAGCAGTTCCCTAGATAT GTGACAGGAGGATGCTGCCTTTTCCTAGCAGGCAAAGTGGAGGAAACACCGAAGAAATGCAAAGACATCATCAAGACAGCCCGCAGCCTGCTCAACGACATCCAGTTTGCACAGTTTGGAGATGATCCCAAG GAGGAGGTGATGGTGTTGGAACGCATCCTGCTGCAGACCATAAAGTTTGACCTGCAGGTGGAGCACCCCTACCAGTTCCTGCTGCGCTATGCAAAGCAGCTTAAAG gtgacaAGAACAAAGTGCAGAAGCTGGTTCAGATGGCCTGGACCTTTGTGAATGacag CCTTTGCACCATGGTGGTCCTGCAGTGGGAGCCGCAGATCGTAGCAGTGGCTGTCATGTATTTGGCTGGTCGTCTCTCTAAATTCGACATTCAGGAGTGGACGTCCAAACAGTCGTCCCGTCGCTGGTGGGAGCAGTTTGTCCATGACGTGCCCGTGGAGGTGCTGGAAG ATATCTGCCATCAGATCTTGGACTTGTATTCTCAGGCCAAGCAGCAGATTCCTGATGGAGGGCTTGGGACTGGGGAAAACCCCCCACCGCCTTCCATCCTGTCTCCCTCAGTCCCACCACTGACCAAGAAAGCCTCCCCTCAGACCAGCCCCAGACCACCCAGACCAGCCCAG CCGTCTCCCAAAGATGACAGCAAGGCCACTA aGCTACCAAATCTAgaacctccaccacctcctcctcctcctccaccccctcctcctcctctggtctCTATGAATCCAG ATCTCCCTTCTAAACCAAACCCCCCACCTTTACCCCACTgcccacctcctccacctcctcccccaaTAGACCTTCCCACCTCTAGCTCCCTGGTGTCCAGCGAAGGCTACCAGAAGCTCCAGTCCATGATGAAGACAGAGGGCTCCTGTTACACCACTGTACCCCAGGCCTGTGCCCCACCACTGGGTTACCACCCCTACCCCCCAGGCACCACGGCCTACCACACTCCCCCACTCTCTGCCTATAGCTACCTGCTTGCACCTCCGCCGCCCTCAGTCATGGGGATGGCATCCGGTTTAGCGAGTGGGTACCCCCCACCAACAACCGCAGGACACAATCAGCTACCGCCTCCACTGCCACCCGGGATGCCCCCTGTTAGTGGGATCAGTCGGGGAACGTGGATGAGATGA